From the Hevea brasiliensis isolate MT/VB/25A 57/8 chromosome 13, ASM3005281v1, whole genome shotgun sequence genome, the window ATAGAGTTTTTTTACATGTGAGTTattaattaaatagaatttaaatattaataattaaatttaagataaatattattaatttataataaattttcatgaaaaatataataaattaaataattaaactattaaacaatttaaatcaagtaaggTGATTTTACCGAATACTATTGAGGACTTATAAGGATTAGATTTTAATTAATATCCAATAAAGTTATCCTCTCTCTCTAGTTTTCCTAGAGAGAGAATATCCTCTCTTTTGCTTTTAATCTATAGCCTTCTCGGGTCTTCTTCACTAAGCGTCTTCGGTGGCCCTTCCCTGCCCTATGGGTAAGGGAAGGATTTTCTCCGACTAGGTGATGGGTCCCCCTCCCCTTTCTGATCTGGTTTGCTCATGGTTTTGTGAGATTGTTTTGTTTTTCAGATCTTGAACTTTTCCAGGTGAGGGTGGAACAGAGACGATCTGGTTTATGGTGCTGTGTCAATTGCCATATTGGGGCCTGAAAAAttctttgcttagtggtgcctttCAACTAAGGAGGAAGAACCAAGGATGACTTGGTGTTAAAATTTGGTTGGCAGACTCTCTATGACTAGATCAAAACTGAAATCATGGGCAGAGCCAGTTTGGGGGCAAGGGGACCtgaaattttaaaagtttttgaGGGCTTAAtggtaatttaaaaaataaaaattttttatttttatattaaatttttatgaatataaaaattttaaaagttttcagtaggtataataataattttatataaaaaaaattttaaattttttattgaaagaataatataataaaatataaatttttatattaaaaaaattttatattattattttcatttaattttatattttttattaattttattttattatttttttatttaataaatttataattattattttttattttttaaaatttaaattattttataacatcgttaaaaaaaatataatataatttgttcatattttttttcaatttaaaatattagtagCTTTTTTTCTTATAatctcattattattttaaatttttttattaaaatatcttagaaaaaagaaatttcttcggtaatattagaaattaaattatattatttattttatttaatttataattttaattaaatttattttttataattaaaaaaaaaatagatttgagataaattagataaattttttaatattaagtcattaataaattttaattttagcaattcacaatattaattatttattatatttttaaactaaatagtaattttatttaatttttaataaattaatttttaaaaaaattaaagtatttatttttattattatatctattaaatatttttattttataattatgatatgattatttaattaatacttaaatatgtaatttattaataaattatatattttaattgagtCCTCCAAAGCCAAAATATTGGCTCCACTGACTGAAATATCATGGCTCCTGCTTCCTCTTTCTCCTAAGTTGGTGTTTCTGTGTTACCTACTGTAGGCGGTGGGTTTAGTTTGCAAGGTTAGAGTTGCGATCCTCTTATTGTGGCTTATCGTGCTTTAGCAAGTTAAGGCATTGGTAGAAGATCTACTTTCTAACTTTTGGTGGGTTCTTCAGTCAAGCTTCCGATAACAATGCAATTTTTAGTGTTAATCCTGAGTTTCGTTTGGGTGGTTTTAGTCTAGGGTTTGGCTGGATGAGACTATGGGCTTGTTACTGGACTTGGTTACTTGGGTTAAGAAATATACATTTTTTTCTAGTCGCAGATGTAAATTTGTATTTCGTTGCCCAATATACTTAATCCAATGTTAATATACATTTCAAAATGAGATTTTAATTAATAtgcttttaaaaaatatattactttaaatattattaaaaatatttaattatttttaaattttataattaaaatatattaaatttaattttaaattatttttataatctttaataattatttttccaaCGATAGTAGCTACTCTTATTTAATTGTACAAGACATTAGTGTCCTTCATTATATCTTGGGTCACAAGTCACAAGAGAATACAGATAAATCCGGAAGCTTCCATCCCGTCAACTGAAACAACCAGTGCCAGTCAAGCACATCCGACAACGCCTTTTTTTTTTCCCGTCATCTCACTGTATCGATTAGGCCGTTCGAACCAACTCTCTCTATAATGGTGCTTTGGACTTCTTCTACTTGTGGGCCTAGccgttctttttgttttaatgtgaTTTCCGGGGCAGTTATTAGTTAATCTCAtttctatttttctatatttaattttaattgtatatTTCTCAAAATTAgccattcaatttttttaattagacCACATTCTTAAAATAATACTAttatttgtaattttttaataatccttttaaatatatattatcatCAAGGACTTAATCTACCACGTTCTTGATGCTAATAAGCTAATATAAAATTTTTCAtgctaatataattattttatattaatagaattataatgaaatataaatatataattttttaattagtttaaaaatataaataatgtaaaataatataataatttaagtctacataaaaaaatatatatatatcccattAATGTTTTTGTCTTGGTTCCCAATCGAGTGCCAATATCAGATGTTTCAAGAGGGTTGATTATCGGCAGCCGTCTTAATTACTCGTTATCAAAAGTCGCATTAGCGGGTCCCTTACACGTAAGCAAATCGCATGGTTGTCGCTTAGCCCTGTTATTTagtacattttatggttcaaattaCAAAATTGGTACATTTCAAAGACCTTTATCAatatttacataaataaaaatatataaaaaaataaaaactaaactaaaataaaatatccTTACCTAAAAAAATTTCCAAATCAAACGGTAACAATTTGATCGCTATCAATGAAGAAGAGCCACATTCTCATCCATTTCCTCTTCAATCTCCGCCATTCCTCCAATCTCATTACCGCCGCCGTCCACACCATGCCACTGCTCCATTGGCACACATTCCGATTTGTGCCTCAACTTCCAATCGAGCGCTTGACATCCCCGCGAGCAATAATTCACCTTTCCACAAACGGAACACCGACGGAACTCGTGCGGCCTTGTCTCCGGCCGCCCGCACCCTCTGTGCGAGCACAACCTCAAGCTTGGCCCCAGAACCCCGTGCCCCGACTCGAACCACTCTCTCAAAAACCAATTCGCTGGGTGTAACTCCCTCGCTGGCACACTACAACCAAAGTCACTTAGCAATAGACACCCCATGCTTCCCATCATCACACACGAAGCATATTGGACATGCTGCCGCTGCTGTTGGTGTTGGGATTGCCACATGAGCATGGAACGTAACGATGATGCGATCTCTCGCGCGTTGGCCTGGATTAGGAGCCGGCGTCCCTCGGCAATGTTTCGAGCAACGCCATAACCGTCTTGGAGACAATGGCCTAGCTCCCGTAGCGCATCGATGTGACCCAAGACGGCTGCTCGAGCGCAAAGAGAGACGCCGGCTTTGAGATCTTTGTCGTTTTTGGAGCCACCGCTGCCGTTGAACTGCATAACTGCGAGAGAGTAAAGAGCCGGTGCGTGTGATTTGATGGCGGCCTTGGCTATCAAGGACGCTCCAGTTCCTCGGCTTTGCAAGCAATAAAATCGGATCTATAAGAGCACAAAAGAAACCCAAAACTTTTACCATGAATATCATATTATACACTTGTTTAGAAGATAGAGGGACGTCGGAGAATATATATAAATACTGACCATTCCTAGAGTATAGGAGGCTTCAGTGTTGCCGGCGTTAACGCACTGTTTGAGAAACCGGTGAGCAGATTCTGACCAGTTTTTTGCTCTGATTGCGAATGTTTTAGGTCCGGCTTTGGACAAAACTAGAGGATGAAGACCTAACCGATTCAATCTTTTGCATCTGTTTGTAATATAGCAAAACAAAGAAACATTCAAAATAAGCATCCAACTGCAATAGCAACAACTAACACGAGCATGCACACATGAATACCATACACCCACATACGTTGTGAGAATGCTGATGAAATCTGAAGGGCATGAAGCAGAGGAGCTGAGCTTGCAGAGGATGCAAACAATAATATCGTCTGGTAGTTCCTCGAAAAGATCAGATTTTGGGGTGATTAAGAGTGAAATTCTTTGCCTTTTTCTTTGGGGCATCTTCTTGtctcctctttttttttaatcCGTAAACTCAGTTCACTTGTAATCTTCCAAGGCAGTGTCGCCTCTCCTGGTTATCCTCCCTTTGCGTTTTGGTTTGTTGGCTCCTCTTTAAAAGAATGATGAAGTTATACGCGAAGGGAGTGATGCAGAGGACCCACAATCGTGAAAATGAGTTATATATTTATTGTGTTACCATGATAACTCGAGCAGTACAAGTATATGGCAATTTCCGTTGGCATTTTACCCGGTTTCTTGTTTTTGGCTTTGTGTTTTATACAGCACACACATAAACAACGTTACTCGTACatcatttataattaaatttataagattataataaaattattctaAATTCTTGGCTTCTTGTTTAGTTTATTAGATAAATGTGACAATATGATTAGGTAGGCGGAAAAGTTAATTAATGGTCAAAGTGGCCCCATGGCCGTGCATAGGGTTCAGCGAAAAGACAAATTAGTGCTAAAG encodes:
- the LOC110671838 gene encoding F-box protein At5g50450 translates to MPQRKRQRISLLITPKSDLFEELPDDIIVCILCKLSSSASCPSDFISILTTCKRLNRLGLHPLVLSKAGPKTFAIRAKNWSESAHRFLKQCVNAGNTEASYTLGMIRFYCLQSRGTGASLIAKAAIKSHAPALYSLAVMQFNGSGGSKNDKDLKAGVSLCARAAVLGHIDALRELGHCLQDGYGVARNIAEGRRLLIQANAREIASSLRSMLMWQSQHQQQRQHVQYASCVMMGSMGCLLLSDFGCSVPARELHPANWFLREWFESGHGVLGPSLRLCSHRGCGRPETRPHEFRRCSVCGKVNYCSRGCQALDWKLRHKSECVPMEQWHGVDGGGNEIGGMAEIEEEMDENVALLH